A region from the Diadema setosum chromosome 17, eeDiaSeto1, whole genome shotgun sequence genome encodes:
- the LOC140241073 gene encoding uncharacterized protein has protein sequence MATKLKIVYSAILYLLLCFLAPPTTGNNSNASSSHCQFTNTSMGVKLFANNPLLENLHLSTNRFEAIPHEALSALSSLPVVDLVINYISSLNFSGFERWQDIKRIDLMLNNIGIVRQNDFLPLQNTTVRLLDLANNKIQDLPDQAFLHLETVNDLILSGNAISTFDIRPFLGMVSVNYLQVYGSHVQNLFPSDTSSNISIPYPIIEHLDLQENMIQSVPNGALWGFQTTKTLNLWSNRISSIRNDSFCCLISLTDLDISRNQLSFIPQGAFSCLANLERLNISGNLLQVLSPDSFHGMLSIQIISLSHNLVTDLSRAAWTTTTLHTLDIANNLLDSSKKDRFNGLSNLQALNISFNKINYLSVYSFAALSNLLHLDIRNEKHIVLNGFLKLLPKLQFLDMSNTFISWQSIRQFSNNTNLLELRMEQAQLRGHDLFDRSQNISLFANLVSLQTLRLKGNYLFGMDALVFSNLSKLYFLDLSDSRISVLQSGTFKDLRSLAFLYMNNNKVLALDGEVFQGLGNLRVLLIENNIISKLAPTTFATTQNLDQLILSENSIGTIHPGTSFPMNPSLTLDISRNPFSCTCELKWFRNWLHNTDIKVKHPNQTLCSSASLPGLTNKPILSFQPSDYCGVDIGLVSGLIMAGVAAILLGVLAYINRWWLNYKFFLLKLAFFGYKEVEEDLAEDDHDYQLNLMFHDSEEELVLNTIRPALEERLPHLQHVLYGDDDLNARMYYIDAIHDAIERSFKTVLLVSNQSVGDAWFMTKIRIALEHLNETRLDKVILIFVEDIAADNLPYLVRLFLSRNRPYILWTDDEDGQKLFWATFEKSMRTNRVLNNTIPV, from the exons atggcaaccaaaTTGAAAATTGTGTACTCTGCAATCTTGTACCTGCTGCTGTGTTTTCTGGCACCACCCACAACTGGCAACAACTCCAATGCATCTAGTAGCCACTGTCAATTCACGAACACCAGCATGGGTGTGAAG TTGTTTGCGAACAACCCCCTTCTTGAGAACTTACATTTGTCTACAAACAGATTTGAGGCAATACCCCATGAAGCATTGTCAGCTCTTTCATCACTACCAGTAGTTGATTTAGTCATCAATTACATAAGCTCCCTCAATTTCAGTGGATTTGAACGTTGGCAGGACATAAAAAGAATTGATTTGATGTTGAACAACATAGGCATTGTACGTCAAAACGACTTTCTCCCACTGCAAAACACAACGGTCCGTCTGCTTGACTTGGCCAACAACAAGATTCAAGACTTGCCTGACCAAGCATTTCTACACTTGGAGACGGTCAATGACCTCATTCTCAGTGGAAATGCCATCTCCACTTTCGACATTCGGCCTTTCCTTGGTATGGTGTCAGTCAACTACCTGCAAGTGTATGGTTCTCATGTGCAAAATCTCTTTCCATCAGATACATCCTCCAATATCTCAATACCATACCCAATCATTGAACATCTTGATTTGCAAGAGAACATGATACAAAGTGTCCCAAATGGTGCCTTGTGGGGATTCCAGACAACGAAGACTCTCAATTTATGGAGTAATAGGATTTCCTCCATAAGAAATGACTCATTCTGTTGCTTGATATCCCTAACAGACCTTGACATTTCCAGGAACCAGTTGTCCTTCATACCACAGGGGGCATTTTCTTGCCTGGCCAATTTAGAGAGACTCAATATTTCTGGGAACCTCTTACAGGTTCTCTCACCTGATTCCTTCCATGGAATGCTATCAATACAGATAATAAGCCTGTCACACAACTTGGTTACAGACCTCAGCAGAGCAGCTTGGACCACTACGACACTCCACACCCTCGATATAGCAAATAACCTCCTGGACAGTTCAAAAAAGGATAGGTTCAATGGCCTCTCAAACCTGCAAGCACTGAACATATCCTTTAACAAAATAAACTATTTAAGTGTATATTCATTTGCAGCACTTTCAAATCTACTTCATCTTGATATACGTAACGAAAAACACATAGTTCTCAATGGGTTTCTTAAACTCCTACCCAAATTGCAGTTCCTGGACATGTCAAACACATTCATCTCATGGCAATCAATTCGTCAATTCTCAAACAACACCAATCTCCTGGAGCTCCGCATGGAACAGGCCCAGCTCAGGGGTCATGACTTGTTTGACAGAAGTCAAAACATATCACTTTTTGCAAATCTTGTCTCTCTCCAAACGCTTCGTCTGAAAGGAAACTACCTGTTTGGCATGGATGCTCTTGTTTTTTCAAACCTCTCAAAACTTTACTTCCTGGACCTGAGTGACTCTCGCATTTCTGTTCTTCAGTCTGGTACGTTCAAGGACCTAAGATCCCTAGCATTTTTATACATGAATAACAACAAAGTATTAGCCCTTGATGGTGAGGTCTTTCAGGGACTTGGAAATCTAAGAGTACTCTTGATTGAAAACAACATCATCAGTAAACTTGCACCAACAACCTTTGCTACAACACAAAACCTGGATCAGCTTATTCTGTCAGAAAATTCCATTGGCACAATCCATCCTGGCACCTCCTTTCCAATGAATCCTTCACTGACCCTTGACATCTCAAGGAACCCCTTCTCCTGCACATGTGAGCTGAAGTGGTTTAGGAATTGGCTCCACAACACAGACATCAAAGTCAAGCACCCCAATCAGACTCTCTGCTCCAGCGCATCACTACCGGGGCTCACCAACAAACCTATTCTCTCCTTTCAACCCAGTGACTACTGTGGAGTGGACATTGGTCTGGTCAGTGGACTGATCATGGCAGGAGTAGCAGCCATACTTCTCGGTGTCCTGGCATACATCAATCGCTGGTGGCTGAACTACAAATTCTTCCTGCTGAAACTAGCCTTCTTTGGCTAcaaggaggtggaggaggaccTCGCTGAGGATGACCATGACTATCAGCTTAACCTCATGTTCCACGACTCTGAGGAAGAGTTGGTACTTAACACCATAAGGCCTGCCCTTGAGGAGAGATTGCCCCACCTTCAGCACGTGCTCTATGGGGATGACGACCTCAATGCacgcatgtattacatagaTGCCATTCATGATGCCATTGAGAGGAGCTTCAAGACGGTCCTGCTGGTGAGCAATCAGTCCGTGGGAGATGCCTGGTTCATGACGAAGATCCGCATTGCTCTGGAGCACTTAAACGAGACCAGACTGGACAAAGTCATCCTCATATTTGTGGAGGACATTGCAGCCGACAACCTGCCATACCTTGTGAGGCTCTTTCTGAGCAGGAACAGGCCTTACATCTTGTGGACGGATGATGAAGATGGACAGAAACTGTTCTGGGCTACTTTTGAAAAAAGCATGAGAACCAACAGGGTTCTGAATAATACCATTCCTGTTTGA
- the LOC140241054 gene encoding uncharacterized protein, translating into MLSIQIISLSHNLVTDLYRAVWTTTTLHTLDIANNLLDSFKNDRFKGLSNLQALNISFNKLAFCSINSFAALSHLVRLDIRNEHNIFLNGFLRHLPKLQFLDMSNTLISWQSIRQFSNNTNLLELRMEQAQLRGHDLFDRSQNISLFASLVSLQRLRLKGNYLYGMDALVFSNLSKLYFLDLSDSRISVLQSGMFKDLRSLAFLYMNNNKVLALDGEVFQGLGNLRVLLIENNIISKLAPTTFATTQNLDQLILSENSIGTILPGTSFPMNPSLTLDISRNPFSCTCELKWFRNWLHNTDIKVKHPNQTLCSSASLPGLTNKPILSFQPSDYCGVDIGLVSGLSMAGVAAILLGVLAYINRWWLNYKFFLLKLAFFGYKEVEEDLAEDDHDHQLNLMFHDTEEELVLNTLRPAIEERLPHLQHVLYGDDDLNARINLVDAIHDAIERSFKTVLLVSNQSVGDAWFMTKVRIALEHLNETGLDKVILIFVEDIPDDNLPYLVRLFLSRNRPYILWTDDEDGQKLFWATFEKSMRTNRVLNNTIPV; encoded by the coding sequence ATGCTATCAATACAGATAATAAGCCTGTCACACAACTTGGTTACAGACCTTTACAGAGCAGTTTGGACCACTACAACGCTCCACACCCTCGATATTGCAAATAACCTCCTGGACAGTTTTAAAAATGACAGGTTCAAAGGCCTCTCAAACCTACAAGCACTGAACATATCCTTCAACAAATTGGCCTTTTGTAGTATAAATTCATTTGCAGCACTTTCACATCTGGTACGTCTTGATATCCGTAATGAGCACAATATATTCCTCAATGGGTTTCTCAGACACCTACCCAAATTGCAGTTCCTGGACATGTCAAACACACTCATCTCATGGCAATCAATTCGTCAATTCTCAAACAACACCAATCTCCTGGAGCTCCGCATGGAACAGGCCCAGCTCAGGGGTCATGACTTGTTTGACAGAAGTCAAAACATATCACTTTTTGCAAGTCTTGTCTCTCTCCAAAGGCTTCGTCTGAAAGGAAACTACCTGTATGGTATGGATGCTCTTGTTTTTTCAAACCTCTCAAAACTTTACTTCCTGGACCTGAGTGACTCTCGCATTTCTGTTCTTCAGTCTGGCATGTTCAAGGACCTAAGATCCCTAGCATTTTTATACATGAATAACAACAAAGTATTAGCCCTTGATGGTGAGGTCTTTCAGGGACTTGGAAATCTAAGAGTACTCTTGATTGAAAACAACATCATCAGTAAACTTGCACCAACAACCTTTGCTACAACACAAAACCTGGATCAGCTTATTCTGTCAGAAAATTCCATTGGCACAATCCTTCCTGGCACCTCCTTTCCAATGAATCCTTCACTGACCCTTGACATCTCAAGGAACCCCTTTTCCTGCACATGTGAGCTGAAGTGGTTTAGGAATTGGCTCCACAACACAGACATCAAAGTCAAGCACCCCAATCAGACTCTCTGCTCCAGCGCATCGCTACCGGGGCTCACCAACAAACCTATTCTCTCCTTTCAACCAAGTGACTACTGTGGAGTGGACATTGGTCTGGTCAGTGGACTGTCCATGGCAGGAGTAGCAGCCATACTTCTTGGTGTTCTGGCATATATCAATCGCTGGTGGTTGAACTACAAATTCTTCCTGCTGAAGCTAGCCTTCTTTGGCTAcaaggaggtggaggaggaccTCGCTGAGGATGACCATGACCACCAGCTTAACCTCATGTTCCACGACACTGAGGAAGAGTTGGTACTTAACACCTTAAGGCCTGCCATTGAGGAGAGATTGCCCCACCTTCAGCACGTGCTCTATGGGGATGACGACCTCAATGCCCGCATTAATTTGGTTGACGCCATTCATGATGCTATTGAGAGGAGTTTCAAGACGGTCCTGTTGGTGAGCAATCAGTCCGTGGGAGATGCCTGGTTCATGACCAAGGTCCGCATCGCTCTGGAGCACTTAAACGAGACTGGACTGGACAAAGTCATCCTCATATTTGTGGAGGACATTCCAGACGACAACCTGCCATACCTTGTGAGGCTCTTTCTGAGCAGGAACAGGCCTTACATCTTGTGGACGGACGATGAAGATGGACAGAAACTGTTCTGGGCCACTTTTGAGAAAAGCATGAGAACCAACAGGGTTCTGAATAATACCATTCCTGTTTGA